The following proteins come from a genomic window of Mycolicibacterium rufum:
- a CDS encoding LLM class flavin-dependent oxidoreductase, producing MTDRPRFGVWANVHGTMAALCHPDDPVDASWRRVRDQILLAERLGFDSTLIAQHTMNPLGESLDQLDAWSAAAAAAALTQSIEIIAAVKPSIIHPTILAKQAQGIEEISGGRFAVNVVNAWWIPDLERSGIGMLEHGERYVYGSEWLHVVRRLLAGERTTFHGKYFHVDDFVLHPTGTFRQRPRIYLGGESAPARDLAAAEADVLFLNGQSRSEAVDLITDVRRRARTGLDPLRFGLAAFVVTAPTGREAEDLLRHHWELNAADKAGDGDTIDRFSADTDPASPMWQRLRERPHIGPNGGTAAGLVGDYDTVAQRIVDWHVDGIETFMLAFQPFEAEMERFAAEIIPRVERLTNRSLAAS from the coding sequence ATGACTGACCGTCCCCGCTTCGGGGTGTGGGCCAATGTCCATGGCACGATGGCCGCCCTGTGCCATCCCGACGATCCGGTCGACGCGTCGTGGCGGCGGGTGCGTGATCAGATCCTGCTCGCCGAGCGACTCGGCTTCGACTCCACGCTGATCGCGCAGCACACCATGAACCCGCTCGGCGAGTCGCTCGACCAACTGGACGCGTGGAGCGCCGCGGCGGCCGCGGCGGCGCTGACGCAGTCCATCGAGATCATCGCGGCGGTCAAACCGTCGATCATCCACCCGACCATCCTGGCCAAGCAGGCCCAGGGCATCGAGGAGATCAGCGGCGGCCGGTTCGCCGTCAACGTGGTCAACGCATGGTGGATCCCGGATCTCGAGCGCTCCGGCATCGGCATGCTGGAACACGGCGAGCGCTACGTCTACGGGTCGGAGTGGCTGCACGTTGTGCGGCGTCTGCTCGCGGGGGAGCGGACGACGTTTCACGGCAAGTACTTTCACGTCGACGACTTCGTTCTGCACCCCACCGGCACCTTCCGGCAGCGGCCCCGGATCTACCTCGGCGGGGAGTCCGCGCCGGCGCGTGATCTGGCCGCGGCCGAGGCGGACGTGCTGTTCCTCAACGGTCAATCTCGTTCCGAGGCAGTCGATCTCATCACCGATGTGCGGCGCCGCGCGCGCACGGGGCTCGACCCCCTGCGGTTCGGGTTGGCCGCGTTCGTCGTCACCGCGCCCACCGGTCGGGAGGCCGAGGATCTGCTGCGGCACCACTGGGAACTCAACGCCGCGGACAAAGCGGGTGACGGCGACACGATCGATCGGTTCAGCGCCGACACCGACCCGGCGTCGCCGATGTGGCAGCGGCTGCGGGAACGTCCGCACATCGGGCCCAACGGGGGCACCGCGGCCGGCCTCGTCGGCGACTACGACACCGTCGCGCAGCGCATCGTCGACTGGCACGTCGACGGGATCGAGACGTTCATGCTCGCCTTCCAGCCCTTCGAGGCGGAGATGGAACGGTTTGCCGCGGAGATCATTCCGCGCGTCGAGCGACTCACGAACCGCAGCCTGGCCGCGTCATGA
- a CDS encoding LLM class flavin-dependent oxidoreductase — protein sequence MSAPLRVHWYLPTHGDTATIADNQATAGTRVPSYLESSLENLTTLARTAEDLGFEAALTPTGSFCEDSWLVTAALAQHTRALKFLVAFRPGVLSPTLAAQQVSTYQRFTGNRLALNVVTGGDDAEMRRFGDDVDKSARYRRTGEFLAIVQGVLSHAEFSFDGEFYTVERAKTAYPVTTRPTVYFGGSSPEAIAVAAEYADVYLTWGETPDQVAEKFERVRAAAAEHGRTLRFGVRLHTVARPTAEQAWQRAEALLADLTPDQVALAHARYSASVSEGQRRMAALTDGVLRDARSLEIEPGLWAGPSLVRDGAGTAAVGSYADVAGVLGRYVEVGATEFILSGYPQIEEIRHVGDGVLPLLRIGSAA from the coding sequence ATGAGCGCCCCGTTGCGGGTGCACTGGTACCTGCCCACCCACGGTGACACCGCCACCATCGCCGACAACCAGGCCACCGCCGGAACCCGCGTCCCCTCCTACCTGGAGTCGTCGCTGGAGAATCTGACCACGCTGGCGCGCACCGCCGAGGATCTCGGGTTCGAGGCCGCGTTGACCCCGACCGGTTCCTTCTGTGAGGACTCGTGGCTGGTAACCGCGGCGCTGGCCCAGCACACGCGCGCGCTGAAGTTCCTGGTCGCCTTCCGCCCCGGCGTGCTCTCACCGACGCTGGCTGCCCAGCAGGTCAGCACGTATCAGCGGTTCACCGGAAACCGGTTGGCGCTCAACGTCGTCACCGGCGGAGACGACGCGGAGATGCGCCGATTCGGTGACGACGTCGACAAGTCGGCCCGCTACCGGCGCACCGGCGAGTTCCTGGCCATCGTGCAGGGCGTCCTGTCGCACGCCGAGTTCTCCTTCGACGGCGAGTTCTACACCGTCGAGCGGGCCAAGACGGCTTATCCGGTCACCACCCGGCCGACCGTCTACTTCGGCGGATCGTCGCCCGAGGCCATCGCCGTGGCCGCCGAATACGCCGATGTCTATCTGACCTGGGGTGAGACCCCCGATCAGGTCGCCGAGAAGTTCGAGCGGGTCCGCGCGGCGGCGGCCGAGCACGGCCGCACCCTGCGGTTCGGGGTGCGCCTGCACACGGTGGCCCGGCCCACCGCGGAGCAGGCGTGGCAGCGCGCCGAGGCACTGCTCGCCGATCTGACGCCCGATCAGGTCGCCCTGGCGCACGCGCGGTATTCGGCGAGCGTGTCCGAGGGGCAGCGGCGGATGGCCGCGCTCACCGACGGGGTGCTGCGCGACGCCCGCAGCCTGGAGATCGAGCCGGGCCTGTGGGCGGGGCCGAGCCTGGTCCGCGACGGCGCGGGCACCGCCGCCGTCGGCAGCTACGCCGATGTCGCCGGGGTGCTCGGCAGGTACGTCGAGGTCGGCGCGACCGAGTTCATCCTGTCCGGCTACCCGCAGATCGAGGAGATCCGCCACGTGGGCGACGGTGTGTTACCGCTTCTGCGGATCGGCAGCGCCGCGTAG
- a CDS encoding GNAT family N-acetyltransferase: protein MTIDVAAGRRSDVKALSRVLGRAFFDDPVMMWMVPDDARRASALPRIFAAMTRHHFLAGEAVEVAARAGEVGAAALWDPPGRWKTTPREDLAMMPSFLLALRGEAKRGMEVSELMKRHHPEEPHWYLAVIGSDPDVRGAGFGQALMASRLDRCDAEGAPAYLESTKESNVPYYLRFGFEVTGELTVPGGGPTMWQMWRAPR, encoded by the coding sequence GTGACCATCGATGTCGCGGCGGGCCGCCGATCGGATGTCAAGGCGTTGTCGCGTGTGTTGGGGCGGGCGTTCTTCGACGACCCGGTGATGATGTGGATGGTGCCCGACGACGCACGGCGGGCCTCGGCGCTGCCCCGCATCTTCGCCGCTATGACGCGGCACCACTTCCTCGCCGGGGAGGCCGTGGAGGTGGCTGCCCGCGCCGGCGAGGTCGGCGCCGCCGCGCTGTGGGATCCGCCGGGACGGTGGAAGACGACCCCGCGGGAGGACCTCGCGATGATGCCGAGCTTTCTGCTGGCGCTGCGCGGCGAGGCCAAACGGGGGATGGAGGTTTCCGAGCTGATGAAGCGTCATCACCCCGAGGAGCCGCACTGGTATCTCGCCGTCATCGGCAGCGATCCCGACGTGCGGGGTGCAGGGTTCGGCCAGGCGCTGATGGCGTCGCGCCTGGACCGCTGCGACGCCGAGGGCGCTCCCGCCTACCTGGAGTCGACCAAGGAGTCGAACGTGCCGTACTACCTGCGGTTCGGGTTCGAGGTGACCGGGGAGTTGACCGTGCCCGGCGGCGGGCCGACGATGTGGCAGATGTGGCGGGCGCCGCGCTGA
- a CDS encoding type II toxin-antitoxin system PemK/MazF family toxin, which yields MASSSSPFKTFQRLVFSEAPKLVRQLQRSETLQRGIAQGLRIGLDAIAGSSSTPPPALPAGRPVSNTFVPTAHRARRVVYAPNLDGQADPGEIVWTWVVYEDDPTRGKDRPVLVVGRDRSVLLGLMLSSQDYHRDDPDWVGIGSGSWDYEGRASWVRLDRVLDVPEEGIRREGAILERATFEAVAARLRAEYSWS from the coding sequence ATGGCGTCGTCGTCCTCGCCCTTCAAGACCTTCCAGAGGCTGGTGTTCTCCGAAGCCCCCAAGCTCGTGCGGCAGCTTCAGCGCTCGGAGACGCTGCAGCGCGGGATCGCGCAGGGCCTGCGCATCGGTCTGGACGCGATCGCCGGCAGCTCGAGCACGCCCCCGCCTGCGCTGCCCGCCGGGCGGCCGGTGTCCAACACCTTCGTCCCGACCGCGCACCGCGCACGCAGGGTGGTCTACGCCCCGAATCTGGACGGCCAGGCCGATCCGGGCGAGATCGTGTGGACGTGGGTGGTCTACGAGGACGATCCGACCCGGGGCAAGGACCGGCCGGTGCTGGTGGTCGGCCGGGACCGCAGCGTGCTGCTCGGCCTGATGCTGTCCAGCCAGGACTATCACCGCGACGACCCGGACTGGGTCGGCATCGGCTCCGGGTCCTGGGACTACGAGGGCCGGGCCAGCTGGGTGCGCCTGGACCGCGTGCTCGACGTGCCCGAAGAGGGCATCCGGCGCGAGGGCGCGATCCTGGAACGCGCGACGTTCGAGGCGGTGGCCGCCCGCCTGCGCGCCGAGTACAGCTGGAGCTAG
- the lepA gene encoding translation elongation factor 4, protein MAVSGTRTALTRRFPISSFADKTFTAPAQIRNFCIIAHIDHGKSTLADRMLQLTGVVSDRDMRAQYLDRMDIERERGITIKAQNVRLPWTIDGEQFVLHLIDTPGHVDFTYEVSRALEACEGAVLLVDAAQGIEAQTLANLYLALDRDLTVIPVLNKIDLPAADPDRYAGELAHIIGCEPSDVLRVSGKTGEGVTELLNEVVRQVPAPTGDADAPARAMIFDSVYDTYRGVVTYVRVVDGKIVPRERIKMMSTGATHELLEVGIVSPEPKASDGLGVGEVGYLITGVKDVRQSKVGDTVTTARHGATDPLTGYREPRPMVYSGLYPVDGSDYPVLRDALDKLQLNDAALTYEPETSVALGFGFRCGFLGLLHMEITRERLEREFNLDLISTSPNVVYRVVKDDGTEMVVTNPSDWPEGKVREVYEPVVKTTIIAPSEFIGTIMELCQSRRGELGGMDYLSPERVELRYTMPLGEIIFDFFDSLKSRTRGYASLDYEEAGEQEAALVKVDILLQGEAVDAFSAIVHRDGASAYGNKMTTKLKELIPRQQFEVPVQAAIGSKIIARENIRAIRKDVLSKCYGGDITRKRKLLEKQKEGKKRMKTIGRVDVPQEAFVAALSTEAASDKPKK, encoded by the coding sequence CTGGCCGTTTCCGGTACCCGTACCGCGCTCACCAGGAGATTTCCAATTAGCAGTTTCGCCGACAAGACCTTCACCGCGCCGGCGCAGATTCGGAACTTCTGCATCATCGCCCACATCGACCACGGCAAGTCGACCCTGGCCGACCGGATGCTGCAGCTCACCGGCGTGGTGTCCGATCGCGACATGCGGGCGCAGTACCTCGATCGGATGGACATCGAGCGGGAACGCGGCATCACGATCAAGGCGCAGAACGTGCGGTTGCCCTGGACCATCGACGGCGAGCAGTTCGTGCTGCACCTGATCGACACGCCCGGCCACGTCGACTTCACCTACGAGGTGTCCCGCGCGCTCGAGGCCTGCGAGGGCGCCGTGCTGCTCGTCGACGCCGCGCAGGGCATCGAGGCCCAGACGCTGGCCAACCTGTACCTGGCGCTGGACCGCGATCTGACGGTCATCCCGGTGCTCAACAAGATCGACCTGCCGGCCGCCGACCCCGACCGCTACGCGGGAGAGCTCGCCCACATCATCGGCTGTGAACCGTCGGACGTGTTACGGGTGTCGGGCAAGACCGGCGAGGGCGTCACCGAACTGCTGAACGAGGTGGTCCGCCAGGTGCCGGCCCCAACCGGCGACGCCGACGCCCCGGCGCGGGCGATGATCTTCGACTCGGTCTACGACACCTACCGCGGCGTCGTCACGTACGTCCGCGTGGTGGACGGCAAGATCGTCCCGCGCGAGCGCATCAAGATGATGTCCACCGGCGCCACCCACGAGTTGCTCGAGGTGGGCATCGTCTCACCCGAACCCAAGGCCTCCGACGGCCTGGGCGTCGGCGAGGTGGGCTACCTGATCACCGGGGTGAAGGACGTCCGCCAGTCGAAGGTCGGCGACACGGTCACCACCGCGCGCCACGGTGCGACCGACCCGCTGACGGGGTACCGCGAGCCCCGGCCGATGGTCTATTCGGGCCTGTATCCGGTCGACGGATCCGACTATCCGGTGCTGCGCGACGCTCTCGACAAATTGCAGCTGAACGACGCGGCGCTGACCTACGAGCCGGAGACGTCGGTGGCGCTGGGGTTCGGATTCCGGTGTGGCTTCCTCGGCCTGCTGCACATGGAGATCACCCGTGAGCGCCTGGAGCGGGAGTTCAACCTGGACCTGATCTCCACGTCACCCAACGTCGTCTATCGCGTGGTGAAAGACGACGGCACGGAGATGGTCGTCACCAACCCGTCGGACTGGCCGGAGGGCAAGGTCCGCGAGGTCTACGAGCCCGTCGTCAAGACGACGATCATCGCGCCCAGCGAGTTCATCGGCACGATCATGGAGCTGTGCCAGTCCCGGCGCGGTGAGCTGGGTGGAATGGATTACCTGTCGCCCGAACGGGTGGAGCTGCGCTACACCATGCCGCTGGGCGAGATCATCTTCGACTTCTTCGACTCGCTGAAGTCACGGACGCGCGGCTACGCCAGCCTGGACTACGAGGAGGCGGGCGAGCAGGAGGCCGCGCTGGTCAAAGTCGACATCCTGCTGCAGGGCGAAGCTGTGGACGCGTTCAGCGCGATCGTGCACAGAGACGGCGCGTCCGCATACGGCAACAAGATGACCACCAAGCTCAAGGAACTCATCCCGCGCCAGCAGTTCGAGGTGCCGGTGCAGGCCGCGATCGGCTCGAAGATCATTGCGCGCGAGAACATCCGGGCCATCCGCAAGGACGTGCTGTCCAAGTGCTACGGCGGTGACATCACCCGCAAGCGCAAACTGCTGGAGAAGCAGAAGGAAGGCAAGAAGCGGATGAAGACGATCGGCCGGGTCGATGTCCCGCAGGAGGCCTTCGTGGCGGCACTGTCGACGGAAGCCGCCTCGGACAAGCCCAAGAAGTAG
- a CDS encoding sensor domain-containing protein produces the protein MVVSLALVVAACGGGVDGTPVAAPAGGLDSVLLSAVDLDALLGTKGIQSGPDRAAMTDELAAGTLPPGCVGTVRTAESTVYRDAGATAALTRVAAESGGEGVSVDQSVVVVGSPTRAQRLLDVAKLSWNVCAGTTITQRGDTRATWVLDPVDVRDGIVSQTSTHSAHGRCQHAMGAAGARVVEALVCGADIRDEGVRVVSAMIANADSS, from the coding sequence GTGGTCGTCTCGCTGGCGTTGGTCGTGGCGGCATGCGGGGGCGGGGTCGACGGCACGCCTGTCGCCGCCCCGGCGGGCGGTCTGGATTCCGTCCTGCTCAGCGCCGTCGATCTCGATGCGCTGCTGGGCACCAAGGGAATTCAGAGTGGGCCCGATCGCGCGGCGATGACCGACGAACTCGCCGCGGGAACACTGCCGCCGGGCTGTGTCGGGACGGTCCGCACCGCGGAGTCCACCGTCTACCGGGACGCCGGCGCCACCGCTGCGCTCACCCGGGTCGCGGCGGAGTCGGGCGGCGAGGGGGTTTCGGTCGACCAGAGCGTGGTGGTCGTCGGCTCGCCGACGCGGGCGCAGCGCCTGCTCGACGTGGCCAAGCTGTCGTGGAACGTCTGCGCCGGCACGACCATCACGCAGCGCGGGGACACACGCGCCACCTGGGTCCTCGACCCGGTCGACGTGCGCGACGGCATCGTCAGCCAGACGTCGACGCACTCGGCTCACGGGCGCTGCCAACACGCGATGGGCGCCGCGGGTGCCCGGGTCGTCGAGGCGCTGGTGTGCGGCGCCGACATTCGCGACGAGGGCGTTCGGGTGGTCTCCGCGATGATCGCCAACGCCGACTCGTCCTGA
- a CDS encoding MlaE family ABC transporter permease — MLRPPFAWRELIEQIWFVARVSIVPTLVLSIPYTVLIVFTLNIVLIEVGAGDLSGAGAALASVTQVGPVVTAIVVSGAAATAMCADLGARTIREEIDAMKVIGVNPVQALVVPRVVAATFVALLLYSVVAVVGLTGSYVFVVYVQNVTPGAFVFGMTLLTGLPQVIVSLIKALLFGLSAGLIACYKGLSVGGGPTAVGNAVNETVVFAFMALFLINILATAFGVKVAP, encoded by the coding sequence ATGCTGCGGCCCCCGTTCGCGTGGCGCGAACTGATCGAGCAGATCTGGTTCGTGGCGCGCGTGTCGATCGTGCCGACGCTGGTGCTGTCGATTCCCTACACGGTGCTCATCGTGTTCACCCTCAACATCGTGTTGATCGAGGTCGGCGCCGGTGACCTCTCCGGCGCCGGCGCGGCGCTGGCCTCGGTCACCCAGGTCGGCCCCGTGGTCACCGCGATCGTGGTGTCCGGGGCGGCCGCCACCGCCATGTGCGCCGACCTCGGAGCCCGCACCATCCGTGAGGAGATCGACGCGATGAAGGTGATCGGCGTCAATCCCGTGCAGGCACTCGTGGTGCCGCGCGTCGTCGCGGCCACGTTCGTGGCCTTGCTGCTCTACTCGGTGGTGGCCGTCGTCGGCCTGACGGGAAGCTACGTGTTCGTCGTGTACGTGCAGAACGTCACCCCGGGGGCGTTCGTGTTCGGGATGACGCTGCTCACCGGGCTGCCGCAGGTCATCGTCTCACTGATCAAGGCTCTGCTGTTCGGACTGTCGGCCGGCCTGATCGCCTGCTACAAAGGGCTCTCCGTGGGTGGCGGTCCGACCGCGGTCGGGAACGCGGTGAACGAGACCGTCGTGTTCGCGTTCATGGCGCTGTTCCTGATCAACATCCTGGCGACCGCATTCGGCGTGAAGGTCGCACCGTGA
- a CDS encoding ABC transporter permease — MTVQDWPTAWERVVGRTRQLGEQTAFYGQAIASTADAVRRYPGEVLRLIAVMGMGTGALAVIGGTVVIIGFLTLSTGALIAVQGYNTLSNVGIEALTGFLGAFLNVRFIAPATAGVALAATIGAGATAQLGSMRINEEIDALEVMGIRAVTYLASTRIVAGVIVVIPLYTVAVLMSFLATRFGTTVVYGQSRGVYDHYFSTFLHPSDLLWSFIAALSMAAAVMVVHTYYGFTATGGPAGVGEAVGRAVRTSITATVFVLLSITLSVYGQSGNFHLSG, encoded by the coding sequence GTGACGGTGCAGGACTGGCCGACCGCCTGGGAGCGCGTCGTCGGCCGGACGCGGCAGCTGGGCGAGCAGACGGCGTTCTACGGGCAGGCCATCGCCTCCACGGCCGACGCCGTCCGGCGCTATCCGGGCGAGGTGCTGCGGCTGATCGCCGTGATGGGAATGGGCACCGGCGCGCTCGCGGTGATCGGCGGCACCGTCGTCATCATCGGCTTCCTGACGCTGTCCACGGGTGCGCTGATCGCCGTTCAGGGATACAACACGCTGTCCAACGTCGGAATCGAAGCGCTCACCGGCTTCCTCGGCGCGTTCCTCAACGTCAGGTTCATCGCTCCGGCCACGGCAGGGGTCGCACTGGCGGCCACCATCGGCGCCGGTGCGACGGCGCAACTGGGATCCATGCGCATCAACGAGGAGATCGACGCATTGGAGGTGATGGGCATCCGCGCCGTCACCTATCTGGCGTCGACCCGCATCGTCGCGGGTGTCATCGTGGTGATCCCGCTGTACACAGTGGCGGTGCTGATGTCGTTCCTGGCCACCCGGTTCGGCACCACGGTGGTCTACGGACAGTCCCGCGGCGTCTACGACCATTACTTCTCGACCTTCCTGCATCCCAGCGACCTGCTGTGGTCGTTCATCGCGGCGCTGTCGATGGCGGCGGCAGTGATGGTCGTGCACACCTACTACGGGTTCACCGCCACCGGTGGACCGGCCGGGGTCGGCGAGGCCGTCGGCCGGGCCGTCCGGACCTCCATCACGGCAACTGTTTTCGTGCTGCTGTCCATCACACTGTCCGTGTACGGACAGTCCGGCAACTTCCACCTGTCGGGGTGA
- a CDS encoding MCE family protein, whose protein sequence is MFALVTVFGNFRFDSRATYEAVFSNVSGLKGGNFVRIAGVEVGKVRGMSLHKDGNVTVEFAIDRNLTLTEGTRAVVRYENLIGDRFLALEDGPGGVRRLQPGQTIPLTRTAPALDVDALIGGFRPLFRALDPDQVNALSGELLRVFQGQGGTISSVLAQTSTLTSTLAGRDELIGQVITNLNTVLGTFAERDGQFSEGLDKLSQLAQRLADRREDISTGVAYINAAAGSIADLLAVAREPIQQTVTQTDRVAGQVMADRDYVDDLVKTLPDAYQILARQGLYGDYFGFYLCDAVLKLNGKGGQPVFVKVAGQDTGRCTPK, encoded by the coding sequence ATGTTCGCTCTCGTCACCGTCTTCGGGAACTTCCGTTTCGACTCACGTGCCACCTATGAGGCCGTCTTCTCGAACGTGTCCGGGCTCAAGGGCGGCAACTTCGTGCGTATCGCGGGCGTCGAAGTCGGCAAGGTCCGCGGAATGTCCCTGCACAAGGACGGCAACGTCACCGTCGAGTTCGCCATCGACAGGAATCTCACCCTGACCGAGGGCACCCGCGCCGTGGTGCGCTACGAGAACCTGATCGGCGACCGCTTCCTGGCGCTCGAGGACGGGCCGGGCGGGGTACGCAGATTGCAACCCGGCCAGACCATTCCGCTGACCCGAACCGCGCCCGCGCTCGACGTCGACGCGCTCATCGGCGGGTTCCGGCCGCTGTTCCGTGCGCTGGACCCCGATCAGGTCAACGCCCTGTCCGGGGAACTGCTGCGCGTCTTCCAGGGTCAGGGCGGGACGATCTCGTCGGTGCTGGCGCAGACCTCGACGCTGACGTCCACCCTGGCCGGCCGCGACGAACTGATCGGCCAGGTGATCACCAACCTCAACACGGTCCTCGGCACCTTCGCCGAACGCGACGGACAGTTCAGCGAAGGGCTGGACAAGCTTTCGCAGCTGGCGCAGCGGCTGGCGGACCGTCGTGAGGACATCTCGACGGGCGTGGCGTACATCAACGCCGCCGCCGGATCGATCGCCGATCTGCTGGCCGTGGCCCGGGAGCCGATCCAGCAGACCGTCACCCAGACCGACCGGGTTGCCGGGCAGGTGATGGCCGACCGCGACTACGTCGACGATCTGGTGAAGACCCTCCCGGACGCCTACCAGATCCTGGCGCGGCAGGGACTCTACGGCGACTACTTCGGTTTCTACCTCTGCGATGCGGTGCTCAAGCTCAACGGTAAAGGCGGTCAACCGGTGTTCGTCAAGGTGGCAGGCCAGGACACAGGACGGTGCACCCCGAAATGA
- a CDS encoding MCE family protein, which yields MKPLAERNKLAVGAVGIGILVAVVAASFSYDKLPFIKRSQDHSAFFTEAGGIKAGSDVRVSGMSVGRVSEVELDGTRVRVDFSVSDGVDLGDRTEAAIKTETVLGTKMLELTPRGDGTLSGAIPVERTTSPYDLPTALGDLTTTVSALDTTQLSKSLSTLAETFADTPPELREALRSVAQFSDTLNARDAQLRHLLADANTVTAVLAKRSDQIAQLVANSNALLTELLAQRDSVNALMTNLTAVSHQISGLVADNRTALRPAVDKLNGVLEILDNRKQELQRTLYLLRRYAMSFGEVLGSGPFFKASLVNLLPGQFAQPFIDAAFSDLGLDPAVKVPSELVDPGVGQPGTPALPVPFPRTGQGGEPRLTLPDAITGNAGDQGCGPPGLPLPGPTGCYPLREPLPAPPPGGPPPGPPALVPAPGELPPPTFGPPVPDAPGGQ from the coding sequence ATGAAACCGCTCGCCGAACGCAACAAACTCGCCGTGGGTGCGGTCGGAATAGGGATCCTGGTCGCGGTCGTCGCCGCGTCGTTCTCCTACGACAAGCTGCCGTTCATCAAACGGTCGCAGGATCATTCGGCATTCTTCACCGAGGCGGGCGGCATCAAAGCAGGCAGCGACGTGCGCGTGTCCGGCATGAGTGTGGGCCGGGTGTCGGAAGTGGAACTCGACGGCACCAGAGTGCGCGTCGACTTCAGCGTCAGCGACGGCGTCGACCTCGGTGATCGCACCGAGGCTGCGATCAAGACCGAAACGGTTCTGGGCACCAAGATGCTCGAACTGACGCCGCGCGGAGACGGCACACTGTCGGGCGCCATCCCGGTGGAGCGGACCACCTCACCGTACGACCTGCCGACTGCCCTGGGCGATCTCACCACGACCGTCAGCGCGCTGGACACCACGCAACTCTCGAAGTCGCTGAGCACGCTCGCCGAGACCTTCGCCGACACGCCGCCGGAGCTCCGGGAGGCGTTGCGCAGTGTCGCGCAGTTCTCCGACACCCTCAACGCCCGCGACGCGCAGCTGCGGCATCTGCTCGCCGATGCCAATACCGTCACCGCGGTCCTGGCCAAACGCAGCGACCAGATCGCCCAACTGGTCGCCAACAGCAACGCGTTGTTGACAGAGCTGCTGGCGCAACGTGATTCGGTGAACGCGTTGATGACGAACCTGACTGCGGTGTCGCACCAGATCTCCGGCTTGGTCGCCGACAACAGGACGGCGCTGCGGCCCGCGGTCGACAAACTGAACGGCGTGCTGGAGATCCTCGACAACCGCAAGCAGGAGCTGCAGCGCACCCTGTATCTGCTGCGCCGCTACGCGATGTCGTTCGGCGAGGTGCTCGGATCGGGGCCGTTCTTCAAGGCCTCGCTGGTCAACCTGTTGCCGGGTCAGTTCGCCCAGCCGTTCATCGACGCCGCGTTCTCCGACCTCGGCCTCGATCCCGCCGTGAAGGTGCCGTCCGAGCTCGTCGATCCCGGCGTCGGGCAGCCCGGCACGCCCGCGCTTCCGGTGCCGTTCCCGCGTACCGGTCAGGGCGGTGAGCCACGGTTGACCCTGCCGGACGCGATCACCGGCAACGCGGGCGATCAGGGGTGCGGCCCTCCCGGACTCCCGCTGCCGGGCCCGACCGGGTGCTACCCGCTGCGCGAGCCGCTGCCCGCTCCGCCACCGGGCGGTCCGCCGCCCGGTCCGCCTGCGTTGGTCCCGGCACCGGGGGAGCTGCCGCCGCCCACCTTCGGTCCGCCCGTCCCCGACGCGCCCGGAGGTCAGTGA